The Conexivisphaera calida genome includes a region encoding these proteins:
- a CDS encoding ParB/RepB/Spo0J family partition protein, producing MSWQGGVLQELDISKLRPMDLPFHGRQDGVEELASSIADKGLLHPLVVRPKDGYYEVVAGNRRLAALRMLGRRKAPCLVVDMDDKSAYELALVENLQRRNLNPIEEAMAFKAYIEMYGYGSESELARRIGKSQEYVSRRLQLLRLPQKVQEEVMRRRIAPSIAAELATIDDPGKIEELAGVIVEKGLRREHVRRAIREEKGAWRVDDPYDRRRRLVDRVMNKCITSLKVALVNMDDAIEDVKDDWLLYEMLMEHRSRLHAQIDDLIRLRKHVVEMNEVTA from the coding sequence GTGAGCTGGCAGGGCGGCGTACTGCAGGAGCTGGACATCAGCAAACTTCGTCCGATGGACCTCCCCTTCCATGGGCGCCAGGATGGGGTGGAGGAGCTGGCATCCTCGATAGCCGACAAGGGGCTCCTACATCCATTGGTAGTGAGGCCCAAGGACGGATATTATGAGGTGGTGGCCGGTAATAGGCGGCTTGCCGCCCTGAGGATGCTCGGCAGGAGGAAGGCCCCATGTCTGGTCGTCGACATGGACGACAAATCGGCCTACGAGCTGGCACTCGTGGAGAATCTCCAGAGGAGGAACCTGAATCCAATCGAGGAGGCCATGGCCTTCAAGGCCTACATAGAAATGTACGGTTACGGATCTGAGAGCGAGCTCGCCAGGAGGATAGGGAAGAGCCAGGAATACGTCAGTAGGAGACTTCAACTCCTCAGGCTGCCGCAGAAGGTGCAGGAGGAAGTCATGCGCCGGCGCATAGCCCCCAGCATCGCGGCCGAGCTGGCTACCATAGATGATCCCGGGAAAATAGAGGAGTTGGCGGGCGTCATAGTGGAGAAGGGCCTGAGGCGCGAGCACGTGAGGCGCGCGATAAGGGAGGAGAAGGGTGCCTGGAGGGTGGACGATCCGTACGATCGCAGACGGCGGCTCGTGGACCGCGTCATGAACAAGTGCATCACGTCGCTCAAGGTGGCGCTCGTGAACATGGACGATGCCATAGAGGACGTGAAGGACGACTGGTTGCTCTACGAGATGCTGATGGAGCACCGCTCGCGCCTCCACGCGCAGATAGATGACCTCATAAGGCTGAGGAAGCACGTCGTGGAGATGAACGAGGTCACGGCGTAG
- a CDS encoding cyclase family protein yields the protein MDSLDAFLKSAAEMKMYDLSQYYFNGMPVHPEDPPFHMWIYRYHENTVKMFDKIVPGLGFADSMEIIVTSMHAGTHFDAFCHMSRNGMLKDGVRAADIERFDGYTKYGVDEAPIFARRGVLIDVPASKGLDILPERYAITPDDLEAALKWEGQEVMKGDVVLIRTGYSRFFQSDPDAYLHKFAGMSPEATRWIAAKGPGLVGIDNVAFGVPKPFEQHLILLVDNGIHLMKSLYLEELAKDRQYQSFVVVAPLKIKGATGSLIRPFALAPRR from the coding sequence ATGGATTCGCTCGATGCGTTTCTGAAATCCGCCGCCGAGATGAAAATGTACGACCTCAGTCAGTACTACTTCAACGGCATGCCGGTCCATCCCGAGGATCCTCCGTTCCATATGTGGATCTACCGGTATCACGAGAATACTGTCAAAATGTTCGATAAAATAGTTCCAGGCCTGGGCTTCGCGGACTCCATGGAGATAATAGTGACAAGCATGCATGCTGGAACTCACTTCGACGCCTTCTGTCACATGTCGAGGAATGGAATGCTCAAGGATGGCGTTAGGGCAGCCGACATAGAGAGGTTCGATGGGTACACAAAGTATGGCGTAGATGAGGCTCCCATATTCGCCAGGAGGGGCGTCCTAATAGACGTCCCCGCGTCGAAGGGCCTCGATATACTTCCTGAGCGCTACGCCATAACCCCGGACGACTTGGAGGCTGCCCTCAAATGGGAGGGCCAGGAAGTAATGAAGGGCGACGTCGTGCTCATAAGGACCGGTTACTCCAGGTTCTTCCAGAGCGACCCCGACGCATACCTGCACAAATTCGCGGGGATGTCCCCGGAGGCCACCCGTTGGATAGCCGCTAAGGGTCCGGGCCTCGTCGGCATAGATAATGTCGCATTCGGCGTGCCCAAGCCATTCGAGCAACACCTGATACTACTGGTCGACAACGGAATACATCTAATGAAGAGCCTCTACCTGGAGGAGCTGGCCAAGGATAGACAATACCAGTCGTTCGTCGTCGTGGCGCCGCTGAAGATCAAGGGAGCTACCGGTAGCCTGATCAGGCCATTCGCTCTGGCTCCCCGCAGGTGA
- a CDS encoding fumarylacetoacetate hydrolase family protein, translating to MRLVTYRNPYTMEDRSGLLHADQVVDLNSSYAAILYREGITEGAYRIADGLLPTSTIDVLRGGRRSLDAAREVLEFASKMIDTGKTIEGPRGERASFRAGEVKLRAPLRPGKIIHTAGNFREHAKEAQKAGWEFPIPQWISFLKNPDAVVGPEDPVIYPSYTKELDYELEMGIIIGKKCKEVTPEEAVDCIVGYTVFNDITARDIQRMEMKNGLLNLGKNMDTFAILGPCIALRDEVPDPHNLKMEFRVNGEPRQQSGTWNLSVKVPEIVSRYSVVTLYPGDMISTGTVSGVAAFREDPFKYYLKPGDVIESEIERIGVVRNTVVAGPPGRIKPPVSESQ from the coding sequence ATGAGGTTAGTGACCTATCGCAATCCCTACACCATGGAGGACAGATCGGGGTTATTGCACGCCGATCAGGTCGTGGACCTGAATTCGTCATATGCGGCAATTCTCTACAGGGAGGGAATAACGGAGGGCGCCTACAGGATCGCGGATGGACTGCTCCCGACGAGCACGATAGACGTGCTCAGGGGCGGTCGGCGCTCACTCGACGCGGCTCGTGAGGTGCTGGAGTTCGCCTCCAAGATGATAGATACTGGAAAGACGATTGAGGGTCCGCGCGGCGAGAGGGCCTCCTTCCGCGCCGGGGAGGTGAAGCTGAGGGCTCCGCTCAGGCCTGGCAAGATAATACATACAGCGGGCAACTTCAGGGAGCACGCGAAGGAGGCTCAGAAGGCCGGCTGGGAATTTCCAATACCTCAGTGGATATCATTCCTCAAGAACCCCGATGCGGTGGTGGGGCCGGAGGATCCAGTCATCTATCCCAGCTACACGAAGGAACTGGACTATGAGCTCGAGATGGGGATAATAATAGGAAAGAAGTGCAAAGAGGTTACTCCGGAGGAGGCTGTAGACTGCATAGTGGGCTACACCGTCTTCAACGACATAACCGCGAGGGATATCCAGAGGATGGAGATGAAGAATGGCCTGCTGAACCTCGGCAAGAACATGGACACGTTTGCCATACTTGGGCCATGCATAGCGTTGAGGGACGAGGTACCGGATCCCCATAACCTCAAGATGGAGTTCAGGGTCAACGGTGAGCCCAGGCAGCAGTCCGGCACATGGAACCTCTCGGTCAAGGTGCCCGAGATAGTATCACGGTACTCCGTGGTGACGCTCTATCCGGGAGACATGATCTCGACCGGCACAGTCTCCGGCGTCGCCGCCTTCAGGGAGGATCCATTCAAGTACTACTTGAAACCCGGCGACGTCATAGAATCAGAGATAGAGAGGATAGGTGTCGTCAGGAACACCGTGGTGGCCGGCCCGCCCGGAAGGATAAAGCCGCCGGTCAGCGAGTCCCAGTGA
- a CDS encoding MaoC family dehydratase has translation MFFEDFELGREYTTYGRTLTDADVVIFASMTGAVNPLFLDEEYAKRTRFGSRIAPGLLTMSTVLGLIYQLPQGFFTEGFVALVEARGSFLASVKPGDTISSRVKVSDKKEVGGGRGLVTLSFQAFNQGGQKVSEGEFRIMVSRRPRESPSA, from the coding sequence ATGTTCTTCGAGGACTTCGAGTTGGGGCGCGAGTATACGACCTATGGCAGGACCCTCACCGATGCGGACGTGGTGATATTCGCATCCATGACCGGCGCGGTGAACCCTTTGTTCCTGGATGAGGAGTACGCCAAGCGCACGCGGTTCGGGAGCAGGATAGCACCAGGCCTTCTGACAATGAGCACAGTGCTTGGGCTCATCTATCAGCTTCCACAAGGATTCTTCACTGAGGGTTTCGTGGCGCTCGTCGAGGCGCGTGGCTCCTTCCTAGCTTCCGTGAAGCCGGGCGACACGATAAGCTCACGGGTCAAGGTATCAGATAAGAAGGAAGTCGGCGGGGGAAGGGGCTTGGTCACGCTATCCTTCCAGGCGTTCAACCAAGGAGGGCAGAAGGTATCAGAGGGGGAGTTCCGCATAATGGTCTCGAGGCGCCCGCGCGAGAGCCCTTCAGCGTAG
- a CDS encoding PaaI family thioesterase: MFDDDVRAAGGFRQLFELWRSEGRNVADEINRSFSEETGLYEALGFRVTEVGDGYAQLEFPFSHMASGRRGRPHVHGGVVMTALDTTCGLAVMSVNTGREQSTLELKVNFIKPLLRDPFRVTGRVIHIGTNTAVVEGEIVDSDGAVCARALGTWFVFR, encoded by the coding sequence ATGTTCGATGACGACGTCAGGGCGGCTGGAGGCTTCAGGCAGCTCTTCGAGCTCTGGAGATCGGAGGGGAGAAATGTGGCTGACGAGATCAACAGATCCTTCTCCGAGGAGACCGGCCTCTACGAGGCACTCGGCTTCAGGGTGACCGAGGTGGGCGATGGATATGCGCAGCTGGAGTTTCCCTTCAGTCACATGGCATCAGGAAGGCGCGGGAGGCCGCACGTGCACGGCGGAGTCGTGATGACAGCGCTCGATACCACGTGCGGCCTTGCGGTCATGAGCGTCAACACTGGCCGCGAACAGTCCACACTGGAGCTGAAGGTGAACTTCATTAAACCACTTCTCAGGGATCCATTCAGGGTAACGGGAAGGGTGATCCACATCGGAACGAATACGGCGGTCGTGGAGGGGGAGATAGTGGACTCTGATGGAGCGGTGTGCGCACGCGCACTAGGAACCTGGTTCGTGTTCAGATGA
- a CDS encoding phenylacetate--CoA ligase family protein, producing MMSGDYYSSIETMPYRELEEIQLRKLKAIVRYAYENSPFYRRRWRDAGVTPDDVNSIDDFQRKIPTYTKDDLRREMSGDNVDYLMGAAQPISLYSLTSGTTGVNTLLALNYGFMDEIVEQLFMRQFWMAKLRPGMSAFQVLAGWHFLGLVTNMVFSRMGVRAVAPWGTSIHDYVGNFVDAMIDRRPEYFVGMPWMVDAMIEEGRRRGLEPREIFKGVRYLHLAGEPMTPGMVEKMRDETGVEDVFNAGGTADGIWGSSDCEYHRGIHVWMDVNFLEVVDPRTGEPLDYGERGRWISTLLIPGGPTVVRYVGDDLVKVEKEMCECGRTHYSVQMYDRLDNSFLKGGRYLTPYDVSLVIEEVCGHRLFTVLEPESSGDRLRLLIAKIGDGDPCTGASDEIDDAFRRRLGVGADVTWVSLRELPFSHRKLIRVYREMEGGDAA from the coding sequence ATGATGTCCGGCGACTACTATTCGAGCATCGAGACCATGCCCTACAGGGAGCTCGAGGAAATCCAGCTGAGGAAGCTGAAGGCCATAGTGCGCTACGCGTACGAGAACTCCCCGTTCTACCGCAGGAGGTGGCGGGACGCCGGGGTGACGCCTGACGACGTCAACAGCATCGATGATTTCCAGAGGAAGATACCGACGTACACGAAGGACGACCTGAGGAGGGAGATGTCGGGCGATAACGTCGACTACCTTATGGGCGCAGCCCAGCCAATTTCACTATACTCGCTCACCTCGGGCACCACGGGCGTCAACACGCTTCTGGCGCTGAACTACGGATTCATGGATGAGATCGTGGAGCAGCTGTTCATGCGCCAGTTCTGGATGGCGAAGCTCAGGCCGGGCATGAGCGCCTTCCAGGTCCTGGCGGGCTGGCACTTCCTGGGATTGGTGACCAACATGGTCTTCTCGCGCATGGGCGTGAGGGCCGTGGCCCCCTGGGGCACGTCGATCCACGACTACGTGGGGAACTTCGTGGACGCGATGATCGACAGGAGGCCAGAGTACTTCGTGGGGATGCCTTGGATGGTTGACGCCATGATCGAGGAGGGCAGGAGGCGTGGCCTGGAGCCACGTGAGATCTTCAAGGGGGTCAGATATCTACACTTGGCCGGGGAACCGATGACGCCCGGCATGGTGGAGAAGATGAGGGATGAGACGGGCGTCGAGGACGTGTTCAACGCGGGTGGCACCGCCGACGGCATATGGGGGAGCTCCGACTGCGAGTATCACCGTGGCATACACGTGTGGATGGACGTGAATTTCCTCGAGGTGGTGGACCCCAGGACTGGCGAGCCCCTCGACTACGGCGAGAGGGGAAGGTGGATATCCACGTTGCTCATACCCGGCGGTCCGACGGTCGTCAGGTACGTCGGCGATGACCTCGTGAAGGTGGAGAAGGAGATGTGTGAGTGCGGGAGGACGCACTACTCCGTCCAGATGTACGACAGGCTGGACAACTCCTTCCTGAAGGGAGGAAGATATCTGACTCCCTACGACGTCTCGCTGGTCATAGAGGAGGTCTGTGGACACAGGCTCTTCACTGTTCTGGAGCCTGAGTCGTCCGGGGATCGCCTGAGGCTGCTCATAGCCAAGATTGGTGATGGAGATCCCTGCACGGGCGCCTCAGACGAGATAGATGATGCGTTCCGTAGGAGGCTAGGAGTTGGGGCGGACGTCACCTGGGTGAGCCTCAGGGAGTTGCCATTCTCCCACAGGAAGTTGATTAGGGTGTACCGTGAGATGGAGGGAGGTGATGCGGCATGA